In Synechococcus sp. UW69, a single genomic region encodes these proteins:
- a CDS encoding allophycocyanin subunit beta — MRDAISGLIGRYDQLGRYFDRPAIDSINAYLDESTLRIQAVELINGSAAEIVREASQRLFRDEPDLLLPGGNAYTTRRLAACLRDMDYFLRYASYALVAGDSTILNERVLNGLDDTYKSLGVPTGPTVRSIVLLGEVVAEMLLANGAASEQLATVLQPFDHLAKGLAETNVRQR; from the coding sequence ATGCGCGATGCAATCAGCGGTCTGATCGGTCGCTACGACCAACTGGGTCGTTATTTCGATCGTCCAGCGATCGACAGCATCAATGCGTATCTGGATGAATCCACGCTGCGGATTCAGGCTGTTGAGCTGATCAACGGTTCCGCCGCCGAAATTGTGCGTGAGGCCAGCCAGCGGCTGTTCCGAGATGAGCCCGACCTGCTCCTCCCTGGCGGAAACGCCTACACGACCCGTCGGCTCGCTGCCTGTCTGCGGGACATGGATTACTTCCTGCGCTACGCCAGCTATGCCCTGGTTGCCGGCGATAGCACGATTCTCAATGAGCGTGTTCTCAACGGGCTGGACGACACCTACAAGAGCCTTGGCGTTCCTACTGGCCCCACTGTTCGCAGCATTGTTTTGCTCGGGGAAGTCGTGGCCGAGATGCTTCTGGCCAATGGTGCGGCATCCGAGCAGCTCGCCACTGTTCTGCAGCCGTTCGATCACCTGGCCAAAGGCCTTGCTGAAACCAATGTTCGCCAACGTTGA
- the glnA gene encoding type I glutamate--ammonia ligase, with product MSKSPQDVLRQIKDEGIELIDLKFTDLHGKWQHLTVCTDLLEEESFTEGLAFDGSSIRGWKGIQASDMAMVPDANTAWVDPFYRHKTLSMICSIQEPRTGQPYERCPRALAQRALNHLASTGLADMAFFGPEPEFFLFDDVRYNSAEGGSFYSVDTIEAGWNTGRIEEGGNLAYKIQVKEGYFPVAPNDTAQDIRSEMLLLMGQLGIPTEKHHHEVAGAGQHELGMKFAELIQAADNVMTYKYVVRNVAKKYGKTATFMPKPVFNDNGTGMHVHQSLWKGGQPLFFGEGTYANLSQTARWYIGGILKHAPAFLAFTNPTTNSYKRLVPGFEAPVNLVYSEGNRSAAVRIPLTGPSPKAKRLEFRSGDALANPYLAFSAMMMAGLDGIKNQIDPGDGEDRDLFELPAEELSKIATVPASLNGALEALNADRAFLTAGGVFSDDFIDNWIDLKYEEVQQLRQRPHPHEFTMYYDA from the coding sequence ATGTCGAAATCCCCCCAGGACGTCCTGCGCCAGATCAAGGACGAAGGCATCGAACTGATCGACCTCAAATTCACCGATCTGCACGGCAAGTGGCAGCACCTAACGGTCTGTACCGATCTGCTGGAGGAAGAATCCTTCACTGAAGGCCTGGCTTTTGACGGTTCATCCATCCGTGGATGGAAGGGCATCCAGGCCTCCGACATGGCCATGGTTCCCGACGCCAACACGGCCTGGGTTGATCCGTTCTATCGGCACAAAACCCTGAGCATGATCTGCTCGATTCAGGAGCCGCGCACCGGTCAGCCCTATGAGCGCTGTCCCCGCGCCCTGGCCCAGCGTGCTTTGAATCACCTCGCCAGCACGGGGCTGGCCGACATGGCCTTCTTCGGTCCTGAGCCTGAATTCTTCCTCTTCGACGACGTCCGCTACAACTCGGCCGAAGGTGGCTCCTTCTACAGCGTCGACACGATCGAGGCGGGTTGGAACACGGGTCGCATCGAGGAAGGCGGCAACCTCGCCTACAAAATTCAGGTGAAAGAGGGCTACTTCCCCGTTGCTCCAAACGACACAGCCCAGGACATCCGCTCCGAGATGCTTTTGCTGATGGGGCAACTGGGTATCCCCACCGAGAAGCACCACCACGAAGTTGCCGGTGCAGGCCAGCACGAGCTCGGCATGAAATTCGCTGAGCTCATCCAGGCAGCCGACAACGTCATGACGTACAAGTACGTCGTGCGCAACGTGGCCAAGAAGTACGGCAAGACAGCCACCTTCATGCCCAAGCCGGTGTTCAACGACAACGGCACAGGCATGCATGTGCACCAGAGCCTCTGGAAAGGTGGTCAGCCACTGTTCTTCGGCGAAGGCACCTACGCGAACCTGTCGCAGACCGCCCGCTGGTACATCGGCGGCATCCTCAAGCACGCTCCTGCCTTCCTGGCCTTCACCAACCCCACCACCAACAGCTACAAGCGTCTGGTGCCCGGCTTCGAAGCTCCAGTGAACCTGGTGTACTCGGAGGGCAACCGTTCCGCCGCTGTGCGGATTCCTCTCACCGGCCCAAGCCCCAAGGCCAAGCGCCTCGAATTCCGTTCCGGTGATGCCCTGGCCAATCCATATCTGGCCTTCAGCGCCATGATGATGGCTGGCCTGGATGGCATCAAGAACCAGATCGATCCCGGCGACGGCGAAGACCGCGATTTGTTCGAGCTTCCGGCTGAAGAGCTTTCGAAGATCGCAACGGTCCCGGCTTCCCTCAATGGTGCCTTGGAAGCTCTGAATGCCGATCGTGCCTTCCTCACCGCTGGCGGAGTGTTCAGCGACGACTTCATCGACAACTGGATTGACCTCAAATACGAAGAGGTTCAGCAGCTGCGTCAGCGTCCTCACCCCCACGAATTCACCATGTACTACGACGCCTGA
- a CDS encoding class I SAM-dependent methyltransferase, which produces MASTPLSKLAYQTLQQGKSIAGLAHKELSTKLMEWVAPDAVPKTEAVSAEVLGALRLDMDKLQEQDWQEAQQGIYPEQLLFDAPWLDWVSRYPQVWMDLPSTWDRRRERNVRDLPRDTETALYPDYYLQNFHHQTDGYLSDHSAGLYDLQVEILFNGTADAMRRRVLAPLKRGLKHFADRAPGSLKILDVATDTGRTLHQIRAAVPHAQLIGTDLSESYLRQANRWLNAGDASLVQLIRANGESLPLADGSVQAVTCVFLLHELPAEARQNVLNEAWRVLEPGGVLVLADSVQMADSAKFAAVMENFRRVFHEPYYRDYIGDDIDKRLTAAGFEGITAESHFMTRVWSARKPTNEET; this is translated from the coding sequence ATGGCGTCAACGCCCCTGAGCAAGCTTGCGTACCAAACGCTTCAGCAAGGCAAAAGCATCGCGGGCCTGGCTCACAAAGAGCTGAGCACCAAGCTGATGGAATGGGTGGCTCCCGATGCCGTTCCCAAAACTGAAGCAGTCTCCGCCGAGGTACTCGGAGCACTTCGCCTGGATATGGACAAACTCCAGGAACAGGATTGGCAGGAGGCTCAACAGGGGATCTATCCGGAGCAACTGCTCTTCGATGCGCCCTGGCTCGACTGGGTCAGCCGTTATCCACAGGTGTGGATGGATCTCCCCTCCACCTGGGATCGACGCCGTGAGCGCAACGTTCGCGATCTGCCACGGGACACGGAAACAGCGCTTTACCCCGACTACTACCTTCAAAATTTTCACCATCAAACCGATGGATATCTGAGTGATCACTCCGCCGGTCTCTACGACTTACAGGTTGAGATCCTGTTCAACGGCACAGCCGATGCCATGCGTCGACGGGTCCTGGCTCCACTCAAACGCGGCTTGAAGCATTTCGCTGACCGGGCTCCGGGCTCCCTGAAGATCCTTGATGTGGCCACCGACACCGGTCGGACGCTGCACCAAATCCGAGCTGCTGTTCCTCACGCGCAACTCATCGGGACCGATCTCTCCGAGTCGTACCTCCGTCAGGCCAATCGCTGGTTGAATGCCGGGGATGCCTCGCTGGTTCAGCTGATCCGTGCCAATGGGGAATCACTCCCCTTGGCTGATGGCTCGGTTCAAGCCGTGACCTGTGTATTCCTGCTGCATGAACTGCCAGCAGAAGCCCGCCAAAACGTTCTCAACGAGGCTTGGAGGGTGCTCGAGCCCGGCGGTGTTTTGGTTCTTGCCGACTCTGTGCAGATGGCAGATTCAGCCAAATTTGCCGCAGTGATGGAGAACTTCCGGCGTGTCTTCCATGAGCCTTACTACCGGGATTACATCGGTGATGACATCGACAAACGCTTAACAGCTGCAGGCTTCGAGGGAATCACAGCTGAATCCCACTTCATGACGCGGGTCTGGTCAGCACGCAAACCCACCAATGAAGAGACCTGA
- a CDS encoding copper-binding protein yields the protein MTNPFRLRWLQGWTFQVVLMEGHVQVEALGFGICLRTALLPGESPQAAADRLVLSEDRRRRALHNAWLRGQHMPQPSGVHSTEEEAPASNSLVVVA from the coding sequence ATGACCAATCCCTTCCGGCTGCGTTGGCTTCAGGGCTGGACGTTTCAGGTCGTGCTGATGGAAGGTCACGTGCAAGTCGAAGCCCTTGGTTTCGGCATATGCCTGCGCACAGCTTTGCTGCCTGGGGAGAGCCCCCAAGCCGCGGCAGATCGTCTTGTTCTCTCTGAGGATCGCCGGCGGCGGGCCCTGCACAATGCATGGCTTCGCGGTCAGCACATGCCACAACCTTCAGGGGTTCATTCCACCGAGGAAGAAGCTCCCGCATCCAATTCTCTGGTGGTGGTTGCTTAG
- a CDS encoding DUF6439 family protein, whose product MTPPPAPWPDSAKGKAEELHQLLRISDREWHQLKSNRKRRGAELLAAALVQLLRQGDHTDVEQLTQQALGWIKGELKDPGCPRH is encoded by the coding sequence ATGACACCGCCCCCCGCCCCATGGCCCGACTCCGCCAAAGGAAAGGCAGAGGAGCTCCATCAGCTGCTCCGCATTAGCGATCGCGAATGGCATCAACTGAAAAGCAACCGCAAGCGTCGTGGTGCCGAGTTATTGGCGGCAGCGTTGGTGCAATTACTCCGCCAGGGAGACCACACGGATGTCGAGCAACTAACCCAGCAAGCGCTTGGCTGGATTAAAGGAGAACTGAAGGATCCGGGCTGTCCCCGTCACTGA
- a CDS encoding ATP-binding protein codes for MPSKRFRWAEFTLPSTLQLAPLLELLTEPVGCVFTSQRIELGLHEALVNAVRHGNDENPAKKLRVRRILTPNWLVWQVQDEGCGLPQQSRTASLPTALDAASGRGLFLIHQCFDDVRWSRRGNRLQLACRRPVSDGDSPDPSVLL; via the coding sequence GTGCCGTCCAAGAGGTTTCGCTGGGCTGAGTTCACACTGCCGTCCACGTTGCAGCTGGCCCCTCTGCTGGAGCTGCTCACCGAGCCGGTGGGCTGTGTGTTCACCAGTCAGCGCATCGAGTTGGGTTTACATGAGGCTCTGGTGAATGCCGTCCGCCACGGCAATGATGAAAATCCAGCCAAGAAGCTTCGCGTTCGTCGGATCCTGACGCCCAACTGGTTGGTCTGGCAGGTTCAGGATGAAGGCTGCGGCTTGCCGCAGCAGTCCCGCACAGCGAGCCTGCCGACGGCGCTTGATGCTGCCAGTGGCCGCGGACTGTTCCTCATTCATCAATGTTTTGACGATGTCCGCTGGAGTCGGAGGGGAAACCGACTTCAACTGGCCTGCCGGCGCCCGGTCAGTGACGGGGACAGCCCGGATCCTTCAGTTCTCCTTTAA
- a CDS encoding GUN4 domain-containing protein, giving the protein MLSGSTPATKLSVDQLLDRFAKGTPRQRRPLIKQVEARSEDLAAVGPDLLSGFDPAGDDWAAGWILQVLQRHQPESIAALIKSPDAGWLAAESAVGLNYGPLQQELLNQNFEEADRITSQCLRDLAGDAAVKRGYVYFTEVAPMSGIDLVSLDRLWTVYSQGRFGFTVQSQLLDALDGRYERLWPRIGWKRDGVWTRYPGAFTWSIEAPEGHMPLINQLRGVRLMDSVLNHPALVARRP; this is encoded by the coding sequence ATGCTCTCCGGTTCCACACCCGCCACCAAACTCAGCGTTGACCAGCTGCTGGATCGTTTCGCGAAGGGAACACCTCGCCAACGACGCCCTCTGATCAAGCAGGTCGAAGCACGATCTGAGGACCTTGCTGCCGTCGGGCCAGATCTTCTTTCTGGCTTCGATCCTGCCGGTGATGACTGGGCTGCAGGCTGGATTCTGCAGGTGCTGCAGCGCCACCAGCCTGAGTCCATTGCCGCTCTGATCAAATCCCCAGATGCCGGCTGGCTGGCAGCTGAATCCGCAGTTGGCCTGAATTACGGGCCGTTGCAGCAGGAGCTGCTCAACCAAAACTTTGAGGAAGCTGATCGCATCACAAGTCAGTGTCTGCGCGATTTGGCCGGGGATGCTGCTGTGAAGCGGGGCTACGTCTACTTCACTGAAGTGGCTCCGATGTCGGGCATTGATCTGGTCAGTCTCGATCGGCTCTGGACGGTTTATTCCCAAGGCCGCTTTGGCTTTACGGTCCAGTCCCAGCTACTGGACGCCCTCGATGGCCGTTACGAACGCCTGTGGCCCCGCATTGGCTGGAAACGCGATGGGGTCTGGACCCGATATCCCGGTGCATTCACTTGGTCGATCGAGGCTCCCGAGGGCCACATGCCGTTGATCAATCAGCTGAGGGGGGTTCGGTTGATGGATTCAGTTCTGAATCATCCAGCGCTTGTGGCCCGCAGACCCTGA